The Topomyia yanbarensis strain Yona2022 chromosome 3, ASM3024719v1, whole genome shotgun sequence nucleotide sequence CGAGGCAGCTTGATACTTTTTTTCGTGGACATTTTTCTCGTGCGCCAACATGCTCCATTTCAGTTTGAACCTAAAATGCGTGAAAACTGTTATCGGCGAAACGCCGAACATGCTTACAGTACGAACATACTTCTTGCCACAGTAGCTACAGGCGTGCGGGAATACCTCCGTATGTACGACGGTCACATGCTGTTTCAAGTACTGTCGCAGGGTGAAACCTTTTCCACAAAATTGGCATACATGTTTCTTAGTTTGGTCGTGCTTACGTTTATGCCAGTTTAACACATTCAGTGCTCCTCGTATATTTCGTCCGCATATATCGCATTTGTGTGATGGTACACCACTTTCAGCGTGGATACGTTTCACGTGCTGTAATTGATTGAATCTGCTGTAAAAGGTTAATTCGCATCCTTCCGACGGGCAAGTGTAAGGTTTAATGCCTAAAAAATACGGTGTTATTAACAATTCACCACGACGAACTAGAACTGACTAACCCAAATGACGATTTTTATGCGATTCTGCCGCTTGAGAACAAACCCTTTCCCCGCAAAGGTCACACAGCTCCTGGCGAGGTTCTTGTTCTTTGTTTGATGACCTGTTGGAGGCTGTCTCTCGGGAGGCTCGAGTTTTCTTCACCTTTTtagactttttggattttttgatGGCCTCTTCGAACTCTTCATCCTCCGAATCTGTTGGTGGCAAAAAGTCGGACTCGTCACCAGCATCTGCCGAATCTTCTTGTTCGTCGTTTTCTTCGAGTGAATTGGCGAGAGGTTCTTCCTGCACAGTTTCACTAATCGAAGAGTCCAAACAGGTACTTTGTTCCACAAGAACAGATACGGCTGATAAAACCTGCGCACTATCGTCTTGGAGACCCGCAGCTTGCAATCCCTCATTAGCATTATCAATCTCTTTTTCTTCCTTCAGGGTGCCGGCAACTCGTCGCTTCAAAAACTCTTCATAGGTCGAATCAATCTGTTTTTTGTGTTGTTCCACCACAGTTCTACATTTGGCAATGGCATCCATACACTCGGAATCATCCCACCCATCGCTCTCCAGGAAAGTTCTATCTCCAATCAGCAATTTTTTTGCCTTCAAAACTGCTTCTTTGAATCCCAGAATAATGTCCAGTAAGTTCAAACAGTTGCAACACGCCAATGGATACGCATCGCCAGGAAAAATCTTTATCTTAAATGCAGCCAATGTTTTTGGCTTATGCCGGGCGAGTATTATTTTGAGATTTGGCCGCGAGACTCGGCGTAGGCAAAATCTACACTGCGGCACAATGGTTTCGCCGTACACAAGGTCGATCGGTTCGTTCTCGCCCGGAACCATTGATGCATCCATGTTGGTGCCAGCAAGTCCATCGAGGTCTTCCGGTTTCACTTGAATTGCTCGTGATCTCACGTATTTACGCTTGGAAGCCCCAGCGGTTCTGAAAGAATGAGACAACAACGGGTTCAAATGTTGATACAATTATTATTGCTTCGACCAGCGCAAGTAAAACTCTGGGTAACCTACATTTCCTCTGTTTTTGTCGAGTTTAGCAGATCGTCAGGTTCCAGCTTCACGTCAACCAGCTCAAATGACGGCTCCACCTTCACTTTGCGTGTACTTCGCCGGGATTCCATTGTCCTACTCCTGGATCACCACCGAATTGTAATTCTTCgtaaaacttattaaaaattgtaaaatttttgaatttgtttACAAGTTATGTTGACATTATAACGTGAACGTCAAATTCATTGTAATACATGACAATCCTTCGCGAcacaaaaatgagtagaaaTGAAAAGAAACCTTTGGATACACCCAAAATTCGAACAGACgacatttttgcatttgtttttcgttctgcttgtttgtttttgttctgtTTAAAATGTTTAGGAGAAACTGGGGCCAGTTGATAGATATTTAGTCTTCTATGTAATATCATAAGTCATATCATACTgcttttttcttaaaaaaactaaatatattgaattttttttttttatttcgattatagaggtgttaaccttaaggtcattcgcctcttcgggttcgCCTTggactgcgtacaaggcaaccgatttaccaactacgctacacccacccccataaattgaattgaaattggTCAAAAACAGGTTTTCATCATCATTTTTCTCTTCGTTTACACAGGATTCAGGATTTTAGAATTACCCAAGCAAATACATATTAAATGCGCAAAGGTCCCATTAAAATCGGTTATCATTTTTTGGTTCTTCAAATAGCTAACTCCGACTACCAAATTTGTTTGTTTAATCGGGCCAGGTTACATTTACTGAAAATATTTGAAACCAGAAACCAAATCAACCTATTATGCTCATTATGCAGTCGTGATTTGTTGGTTGGGCCAAAGcctatcacagactaacagacataacaccccaaaacaatgcttcgcccgctttaacagtcattttaaattttgtagcGCACCTGAGGGGCAAGCTGTTTCCGCGCGAAGGAAACGGAAACGAAACGATTGGCAGCTGGCACCTAGAGACGTCCTTTCGTGGAATTGGTTCTTCTACTGAGATAAACTTCTATAGACTTTAGGCTAGTGCTCTACGATATGAGAGCCGGCGCTTCTTAAGTGGAATTGTTTTACATCAATATAAGAACAGTTTTTTTTAGCGCTGAGATAGACGTTGAAACCAAAATAGACTAGTATCTCACTGCAAGTGGAGACCTATATTATTATTACGGATTTCAGAACGGTTTTCGCAGCGAAAGAGCATTCAAAACCCTATAGGGGAGAATTTCGGTGTGTATAGCACGACGCATCGATTAAGACTAACCGAAAAGTTCTAACTTTATTAACAATCTTTGGCCTTATATACTAGTTCCTAGCCTAACCAAATAGACCTCTTGCATTGATTACATTATTTGATAGGCAAACATTTCCTGTATGCATCTCATGCTCTGGTTCTATTTTATTTCTGTTTTCTTCACCCACACATGGCTGAGGGCTAGCGCatggtttgtttttgtttatacaTTTATTTGAGACGTTGCACATTGCAACGTTTGACTCGTCGCGCAGTAACACAAGCACTAGCAGGTTTGAGTGcgtcgttttttttttatttgttattacatcttcgatatatatcgtacagattacacttaatgctattgctagtgtcaatgttaaaaatttctaatttctaacttataattagatttagtggtatggaagTCATAAACTAAAACAGTTTCGTTGAATCTGCTACAACATCTGTCTAGCGGATTATTCTGGCCATATGCTGTGCAGTGCCTGGGCATCCACAGAagcggacgattccttatatcacgagggggaacaaataaatgaatcctTGAGAGAATATCGGGACAGTAaatattgttcgacaacatatcgaaaatgagCATTCTTTGGAAGAACGTGCGGCgagactccagcgttggcaaatctagcaacatgcatctattattatacggcggaagacggatagggtcgttccaaggcaattttctgagagcaaatcgtacaaaatttctctgaacgcgctccagtcggctactttgaacggtgttgtatggcgcccatacttgtacagcatactccaaagtgctccggaccagtgcgcagtataaatatttcagtgcgtagaaatccacaaaatcgacagcgttacgttttagaaaacccaatgttgcaaaagccttcgcctttgttgcagtgatgtggtcgCCGAAACGAAGCtttctgtcgaataacactcccaggtcacggatagaatccacccgctcgatgacacaggcttggagagtatattcgcaacgccttatatttgccgagcgtccgaaacttatcatcttacatttatcagtgttgatctgcataccgttcagcaaacaccattcctctatattggctatatcgtcttggagcacagcagaatcgagtgctgaagcaattgaacgaaagattttcagatcatcagcatagagcagtttttcagagttgatgcaggtgcagaggtcgttgatgaataagagaaagatcagtggccctagatgacttccttgaggcacaccggttggTGTTAC carries:
- the LOC131691645 gene encoding zinc finger and SCAN domain-containing protein 12-like; this encodes MESRRSTRKVKVEPSFELVDVKLEPDDLLNSTKTEEITAGASKRKYVRSRAIQVKPEDLDGLAGTNMDASMVPGENEPIDLVYGETIVPQCRFCLRRVSRPNLKIILARHKPKTLAAFKIKIFPGDAYPLACCNCLNLLDIILGFKEAVLKAKKLLIGDRTFLESDGWDDSECMDAIAKCRTVVEQHKKQIDSTYEEFLKRRVAGTLKEEKEIDNANEGLQAAGLQDDSAQVLSAVSVLVEQSTCLDSSISETVQEEPLANSLEENDEQEDSADAGDESDFLPPTDSEDEEFEEAIKKSKKSKKVKKTRASRETASNRSSNKEQEPRQELCDLCGERVCSQAAESHKNRHLGIKPYTCPSEGCELTFYSRFNQLQHVKRIHAESGVPSHKCDICGRNIRGALNVLNWHKRKHDQTKKHVCQFCGKGFTLRQYLKQHVTVVHTEVFPHACSYCGKKFKLKWSMLAHEKNVHEKKYQAASAQEQQVSDCGIQQEPSYDYVTNL